One genomic window of Corallococcus silvisoli includes the following:
- the dut gene encoding dUTP diphosphatase translates to MDPSLTVPVRRVRSHPDPLPLPRYETAQAAGLDLRADIDEERVLQPLERMAVPTGLAFALPPGFEGQVRPRSGLALRHGVTCLNSPGTVDADYRGEVQVLLINLSNAPFTLRRGDRVAQLVVAPVTSAALLEVAVLEVTSRGDGGFGSTGR, encoded by the coding sequence ATGGACCCCTCGCTGACCGTCCCCGTGCGCCGGGTGCGCTCGCATCCGGACCCCCTGCCGCTGCCCCGCTATGAGACGGCGCAAGCCGCGGGCCTGGACCTGCGGGCCGACATCGACGAAGAGCGGGTGCTCCAACCCCTGGAGCGGATGGCGGTGCCCACGGGGCTGGCCTTCGCGCTCCCCCCCGGCTTCGAGGGGCAGGTGCGGCCCCGCTCGGGGCTGGCGCTGCGCCACGGGGTGACGTGCCTCAACTCCCCCGGGACGGTGGACGCGGACTACCGGGGGGAGGTGCAGGTGCTGCTCATCAACCTGTCCAACGCGCCCTTCACGCTGCGTCGGGGGGACCGGGTGGCCCAGCTGGTGGTGGCGCCAGTGACCTCCGCGGCCCTGCTCGAGGTGGCCGTCCTGGAGGTGACTTCCCGGGGGGACGGCGGTTTCGGGTCCACGGGCCGCTGA